A genome region from Aliivibrio salmonicida LFI1238 includes the following:
- a CDS encoding YqgE/AlgH family protein, which translates to MDLKNHFLVAMPSMNDPVFTRSVIYICEHDSDGTMGLRINQPVQISLKGMLDQIKLDNPSPIIFPQTLSQPVLNGGPVSDDRGFVLHYPKDNYSSSIEVTEELSVTTSKDILATLGTEDQPYKYLVALGYSGWDAGQLEQELSENTWLILEADSSVIFDTPIPDRWRRAIEILGISPVNISSEVGHA; encoded by the coding sequence ATGGATTTAAAAAACCATTTTCTGGTTGCTATGCCAAGTATGAATGATCCCGTTTTTACACGGAGTGTGATCTATATTTGTGAGCACGATTCCGATGGTACAATGGGGTTACGCATAAACCAACCAGTGCAAATTTCACTGAAAGGCATGCTTGACCAAATCAAACTGGATAATCCTTCCCCTATTATCTTCCCTCAAACGCTATCTCAACCGGTACTAAATGGCGGTCCAGTCTCTGATGATCGTGGATTTGTTCTTCATTATCCAAAAGACAATTACAGTTCTAGTATTGAAGTCACCGAAGAACTTTCTGTAACGACGTCTAAAGATATTTTGGCAACCTTAGGTACCGAAGATCAACCTTATAAATATTTAGTCGCTCTTGGCTATTCTGGCTGGGATGCAGGGCAACTAGAGCAAGAATTATCTGAAAACACATGGCTAATCTTAGAAGCAGATTCTTCTGTTATTTTTGATACTCCTATTCCTGATCGTTGGCGCAGAGCTATCGAAATACTAGGCATTAGTCCAGTAAATATATCCAGCGAGGTTGGACACGCATGA
- the fbaA gene encoding class II fructose-bisphosphate aldolase, giving the protein MSKIFDFVKPGVISGDDVQKVFAVAKENKFALPAVNVVNTDTINAVLEAASKAKAPVVVQFSNGGAGFFAGKGVKLEGQGAQILGAVAGAKYVHAVAESYGVPVILHTDHAAKKLLPWIDGLLDAGEVFFAETGKPLFSSHMLDLSEESLEENIETCAKYLERMAKMNMTIEIELGCTGGEEDGVDNSDMDASELYTSPEDVAYAYEKLTAISPRFTIAASFGNVHGVYQAGNVVLTPTILRDSQAYCAEKFGIASDALNFVFHGGSGSSEAEIQESIGYGVIKMNIDTDTQWASWDGVRAYEAENRDFLQGQIGNPTGESAPNKKYYDPRVWLRAGQASMVTRLEKAFADLNAIDVL; this is encoded by the coding sequence ATGTCTAAGATCTTCGATTTTGTAAAACCTGGTGTTATTTCTGGCGACGACGTACAGAAAGTATTTGCAGTAGCAAAAGAAAACAAATTTGCTCTTCCTGCGGTAAACGTAGTGAATACTGATACTATCAATGCGGTTCTTGAAGCTGCTTCTAAAGCTAAAGCACCAGTTGTTGTTCAGTTCTCTAATGGCGGTGCTGGTTTCTTCGCTGGTAAAGGCGTTAAACTTGAAGGTCAAGGTGCACAAATCCTTGGCGCTGTAGCGGGTGCAAAATACGTTCACGCAGTTGCTGAATCTTACGGTGTTCCAGTTATTCTTCATACTGACCATGCTGCTAAGAAACTTCTTCCATGGATCGACGGACTACTAGACGCTGGTGAAGTATTCTTCGCTGAAACTGGTAAGCCTTTATTCTCTTCACACATGCTAGACCTTTCTGAAGAGTCTCTAGAAGAGAACATCGAAACTTGTGCTAAGTACCTAGAGCGCATGGCTAAAATGAACATGACAATCGAGATTGAACTTGGTTGTACTGGTGGCGAAGAAGACGGCGTTGATAACTCTGATATGGACGCATCTGAGCTTTACACTTCTCCTGAAGATGTTGCATACGCATACGAAAAACTAACGGCTATCAGCCCACGTTTCACTATCGCTGCATCTTTCGGTAACGTACACGGTGTTTACCAAGCAGGTAATGTTGTTCTTACTCCAACTATCCTACGTGATTCTCAAGCTTACTGTGCTGAGAAATTTGGTATTGCATCTGATGCACTTAACTTCGTATTCCACGGTGGTTCTGGTTCTTCTGAAGCAGAAATCCAAGAATCTATCGGTTACGGCGTTATCAAAATGAACATCGATACTGATACTCAGTGGGCTTCATGGGATGGCGTTCGTGCATACGAAGCTGAAAACCGTGATTTCCTACAAGGTCAAATCGGTAACCCAACTGGCGAATCTGCGCCTAACAAGAAGTACTACGATCCACGCGTTTGGTTACGTGCAGGTCAAGCTTCTATGGTTACGCGTCTTGAAAAAGCATTTGCTGACCTTAACGCAATCGACGTACTATAA
- the gshB gene encoding glutathione synthase yields the protein MIKLGIVMDPISSINIKKDSSFAMMLEAQKRGWEIHYMEMADLHLDQGKAVADTKVVELKEDPTGWYEFKSEQTIDLAELDAVLMRKDPPFDTEYIYATYILERAEIQGALIVNKPQSLRDCNEKLFTAWFPELTPTTLVTRKSDKIKAFREKHGDIILKPLDGMGGASIFRVKAGDPNVSVIIETLTNHEQNYCMAQTFVPDISNGDKRILVVDGEPMPYCLARIPAKGETRGNLAAGGTGEARPLSETDWAIANAVAPTLKEKGLIFVGLDVIGDKLTEINVTSPTCIKEIEAAFDISITGKLMDAIERRINEKSA from the coding sequence ATGATCAAACTCGGTATCGTAATGGATCCTATTTCATCCATTAACATTAAAAAAGACTCTAGCTTTGCCATGATGCTTGAAGCTCAAAAACGCGGCTGGGAAATCCATTACATGGAAATGGCCGATCTTCACCTAGACCAAGGTAAAGCAGTTGCCGATACTAAAGTTGTTGAACTAAAAGAAGATCCTACTGGTTGGTACGAATTCAAATCAGAGCAGACGATTGATCTTGCTGAACTTGATGCCGTCTTAATGCGTAAAGATCCTCCGTTTGATACAGAATACATTTACGCGACCTACATTTTAGAGCGCGCAGAAATTCAAGGTGCTTTAATTGTAAACAAACCACAAAGCTTACGTGATTGTAATGAAAAACTGTTTACCGCTTGGTTCCCAGAACTGACACCAACAACGCTAGTTACTCGTAAATCAGACAAAATTAAAGCGTTCCGCGAAAAACACGGTGACATTATTCTTAAGCCGCTTGATGGTATGGGTGGTGCATCAATTTTCCGTGTGAAAGCAGGCGATCCAAACGTGTCGGTTATCATCGAAACACTCACTAACCACGAACAAAACTATTGCATGGCACAGACGTTTGTTCCTGATATTAGTAATGGTGATAAACGTATTCTAGTAGTTGATGGTGAACCAATGCCTTATTGCTTGGCACGTATCCCTGCAAAAGGCGAAACTCGTGGTAATTTAGCCGCTGGTGGTACCGGTGAAGCTAGACCACTCAGTGAAACCGATTGGGCAATTGCAAATGCGGTTGCTCCAACCCTAAAAGAAAAAGGACTTATTTTTGTTGGCCTTGATGTTATAGGCGACAAATTAACCGAAATTAACGTTACCAGTCCTACGTGTATTAAAGAGATCGAAGCCGCTTTTGATATCTCAATTACAGGAAAATTAATGGATGCAATAGAGCGTCGCATTAATGAGAAGTCAGCTTAA
- the epd gene encoding erythrose-4-phosphate dehydrogenase has protein sequence MLRVAINGFGRIGRSVLRALYESGKRDQIEIVAVNELSQPEGMAHLLQYDSTHGRFLHKVTHDQEYLYIDLPNGSQDRIRIVHQADISLLPWQSLQVDLVLDCTGVYGSKADGERHIDAGAKKVLFSHPGSADLDNTIIYGVNHDTLLPEHRVVSNGSCTTNCIIPVIKAIDDAFGIESGTITTIHSAMNDQPVIDAYHTDLRRTRAASQSIIPVDTKLHKGIERIFPKFSNKFEAISVRVPTVNVTAMDLSVTINTNVKVNDINQTIVNASQCTLHNIVDYTEAPLVSIDFNHDPHSAIVDGSQTRVSNGHLVKMLVWCDNEWGFANRMLDTALVMKK, from the coding sequence ATGTTAAGAGTGGCGATAAATGGATTTGGTCGAATTGGTCGTAGTGTATTACGTGCTTTGTATGAAAGTGGTAAGCGTGATCAAATTGAAATCGTGGCTGTGAATGAATTATCACAACCAGAAGGAATGGCGCACCTTCTTCAATACGATTCAACTCATGGACGTTTTCTGCATAAAGTCACCCATGATCAAGAATATCTTTATATCGATTTACCTAATGGCTCTCAAGATCGAATTCGTATTGTACATCAAGCCGATATTTCTCTTTTGCCATGGCAATCATTGCAAGTAGATTTAGTGCTGGATTGCACTGGTGTTTATGGATCTAAAGCGGATGGCGAGAGGCACATTGATGCGGGGGCTAAAAAGGTTTTATTTTCACACCCAGGAAGCGCAGACTTAGATAACACTATCATTTACGGTGTTAATCATGACACATTGCTTCCTGAGCATAGAGTTGTCTCTAATGGGTCTTGTACTACTAACTGTATTATCCCAGTGATTAAGGCGATTGATGATGCGTTTGGTATTGAATCTGGCACGATTACGACGATTCACTCTGCGATGAATGATCAACCAGTGATTGATGCGTATCATACTGATTTACGTCGAACTCGAGCAGCAAGCCAGTCTATAATTCCAGTAGATACAAAACTGCATAAAGGTATTGAACGAATTTTTCCGAAATTTTCCAACAAATTTGAGGCTATTTCTGTGCGAGTACCGACGGTAAACGTCACTGCGATGGATTTAAGTGTAACAATTAATACAAATGTGAAAGTTAATGACATAAATCAAACCATTGTTAATGCATCTCAGTGTACATTACATAACATTGTTGATTATACTGAAGCGCCACTTGTTTCTATCGACTTTAATCATGATCCCCATAGCGCGATTGTCGATGGTTCACAAACAAGAGTTAGTAACGGGCATTTAGTTAAAATGCTGGTTTGGTGTGATAACGAATGGGGCTTTGCTAATCGGATGCTAGATACCGCATTAGTAATGAAAAAATAA
- a CDS encoding SprT family zinc-dependent metalloprotease, translating to MTPLQQASVAKAQQCIQQASTFFNRPFSLPAINFTQRGKIAGTARLQGWEVRINPVLLEENQHTFINEVIPHEIAHLITFKLYGRVRPHGKEWQGIMNQVFNLPARTTHSFSVESVKGKTFPYRCKCTTHELTVRRHNRVQRKETQYLCRQCQSPLNVVKK from the coding sequence ATGACCCCACTTCAACAAGCATCCGTAGCCAAAGCTCAACAGTGCATTCAACAGGCATCCACTTTTTTTAATCGTCCTTTTTCCTTACCCGCGATTAATTTTACTCAACGTGGAAAAATAGCAGGCACCGCTCGCCTTCAAGGGTGGGAAGTCAGAATTAATCCCGTATTATTAGAAGAGAATCAACACACTTTTATTAACGAAGTGATCCCTCATGAAATTGCCCATTTAATTACGTTTAAACTGTATGGTCGAGTAAGACCGCATGGTAAAGAGTGGCAAGGTATAATGAATCAAGTCTTCAATTTACCAGCCCGAACTACGCACAGTTTTAGCGTTGAATCAGTAAAAGGAAAAACCTTCCCGTATCGCTGTAAATGCACAACACATGAATTAACGGTCCGTCGCCACAACCGAGTCCAACGAAAAGAAACTCAATACCTTTGCCGACAATGCCAGTCACCATTGAATGTGGTCAAAAAATAG
- a CDS encoding endonuclease, with product MKLIRLVISLIAVSFTVNVMAAPPSSFSKAKKEAVKIYLDYPTSFYCGCDITWKNKKKGIPELESCGYQVRKQEKRASRIEWEHVVPAWQFGHQRQCWQKGGRKNCTRNDKQFKSMEADLHNLVPAIGEVNGDRSNFRFSQWNGSKGAFYGQCAFKVDFKGRVAEPPAQSRGAIARTYLYMNNEYKFNLSKAQRQLMEAWNKQYPVSTWECTRDERIAKIQGNHNQFVYKACTK from the coding sequence ATGAAATTAATTCGCTTAGTTATCAGTCTTATTGCTGTCAGTTTCACTGTTAACGTAATGGCAGCACCTCCTTCTTCTTTCTCAAAAGCAAAAAAAGAAGCCGTCAAAATCTATCTTGATTACCCAACCTCCTTTTATTGTGGCTGTGACATTACGTGGAAAAATAAAAAGAAAGGGATCCCTGAATTAGAAAGCTGCGGATACCAAGTCCGTAAACAAGAAAAACGAGCCAGTCGTATTGAATGGGAGCATGTTGTTCCAGCATGGCAATTTGGTCATCAACGTCAATGTTGGCAAAAAGGTGGGCGTAAAAATTGCACTAGAAACGACAAGCAATTCAAATCAATGGAAGCCGACTTACATAATCTAGTGCCTGCGATTGGTGAAGTAAACGGGGACAGATCCAACTTCCGATTCTCACAATGGAATGGAAGCAAAGGCGCTTTCTATGGCCAATGTGCTTTTAAAGTCGACTTCAAAGGCCGTGTTGCCGAGCCACCAGCACAATCTCGTGGTGCCATTGCCCGAACGTATCTTTATATGAACAACGAATATAAATTTAACTTATCAAAAGCACAGCGACAACTTATGGAAGCATGGAACAAACAGTATCCAGTATCAACTTGGGAATGTACTCGTGATGAACGTATAGCAAAAATCCAAGGCAATCATAATCAATTTGTTTATAAAGCATGCACTAAATAA
- a CDS encoding phosphoglycerate kinase has translation MSVIKMTDLELAGKRVFIRADLNVPVKDGKVTSDARILASLPTIKLCLEAGAKVMVTSHLGRPTEGEYNEEFSLAPVVNYLNDALDCDVKLAKDYLDGLELNAGELVVLENVRFNKGEKKNEEALSKKYAALCDIFVMDAFGTAHRAQASTHGVGMNAPIACAGPLLAAELEALGKAMDNPARPLVAIVGGSKVSTKLTVLESLSKIADQLVVGGGIANTFIAAQGHNVGKSLYEADLVETAKKLMVECAIPVATDVACAKAFDENAEAEIKNVADVQDDDMIFDLGPDSTAVLADIIKNAKTILWNGPVGVFEFKNFEAGTAGISKAIADSEGFSVAGGGDTLAAIDKFGIKADVSYISTGGGAFLEFVEGKVLPAVAMLEERAKA, from the coding sequence ATGTCTGTAATCAAGATGACTGACCTGGAACTTGCAGGTAAACGCGTATTTATCCGTGCTGACCTAAACGTACCAGTAAAAGATGGCAAAGTAACTTCTGATGCACGTATTCTTGCATCTCTACCAACGATTAAGCTTTGCTTAGAAGCTGGCGCAAAAGTAATGGTTACTTCTCACCTTGGTCGTCCAACGGAAGGCGAATACAACGAAGAGTTCTCTCTAGCTCCTGTAGTTAACTACTTAAATGACGCACTAGATTGTGACGTTAAACTAGCTAAAGATTACCTAGATGGTCTTGAATTAAATGCTGGTGAGCTAGTTGTTCTTGAAAACGTTCGCTTTAACAAAGGCGAGAAGAAGAACGAAGAAGCGCTTTCTAAGAAATACGCAGCACTATGTGACATATTCGTAATGGATGCATTTGGTACCGCTCACCGTGCTCAAGCGTCAACTCACGGTGTTGGCATGAACGCTCCTATCGCGTGTGCTGGTCCTCTTCTAGCTGCTGAACTTGAAGCTCTAGGCAAAGCAATGGACAATCCTGCTCGTCCACTTGTTGCTATCGTTGGTGGTTCTAAAGTATCAACTAAGCTAACTGTTCTTGAGTCTCTATCTAAAATTGCTGACCAACTTGTTGTTGGTGGTGGTATCGCGAATACATTCATCGCAGCTCAAGGTCACAATGTTGGTAAATCTCTATACGAAGCAGATTTAGTAGAAACAGCTAAAAAATTAATGGTTGAATGTGCAATTCCAGTAGCTACTGATGTTGCATGTGCAAAAGCATTTGATGAAAACGCTGAAGCTGAAATCAAAAACGTTGCAGATGTTCAAGACGACGACATGATCTTCGACCTTGGTCCTGATTCAACAGCCGTTCTAGCTGACATCATTAAGAATGCAAAAACAATTCTTTGGAATGGCCCAGTTGGCGTATTTGAATTCAAAAACTTTGAAGCAGGTACTGCGGGTATTTCTAAAGCAATCGCTGATTCTGAAGGTTTCTCTGTTGCGGGTGGCGGTGATACGCTAGCGGCTATCGATAAGTTCGGAATCAAAGCTGACGTTTCTTACATTTCTACAGGTGGCGGTGCATTCCTTGAGTTCGTTGAAGGTAAAGTACTTCCTGCAGTAGCAATGCTTGAAGAGCGTGCTAAAGCGTAA
- the rsmE gene encoding 16S rRNA (uracil(1498)-N(3))-methyltransferase produces MRIPRIHHPELLPSQGKVNLSDDAANHVGRVMRMKEGEAVLLFDGSGAEFPAVITSSSKKSVEVEISERIDHSSESPLNLHLGQVVSRGDKMEFTIQKSVELGVNIITPLISERCGVKLNKERFEKKLDQWHKIAIAACEQCGRNTIPEIRPIMSLEEWCAEEYEGLKLNLHPRAKYSINTLPEPVTNVRLLIGPEGGLSSEEITMTEQYQFEETLLGPRVLRTETAALTAITALQVRFGDLG; encoded by the coding sequence ATGAGAATACCAAGAATCCATCATCCAGAACTACTTCCTTCACAAGGTAAAGTAAACTTAAGCGATGATGCCGCCAATCATGTTGGCCGTGTAATGCGAATGAAAGAAGGCGAAGCTGTATTATTATTTGATGGCAGCGGCGCTGAATTTCCTGCAGTGATCACTTCTTCATCAAAGAAAAGTGTAGAAGTTGAGATCAGTGAACGTATTGATCACAGCAGTGAATCACCATTAAATTTACATTTAGGCCAAGTGGTTTCTCGTGGTGATAAAATGGAATTCACCATTCAAAAATCCGTGGAATTAGGCGTAAATATCATTACTCCTTTAATTTCAGAACGTTGTGGTGTCAAATTAAACAAAGAACGTTTTGAAAAGAAACTCGACCAATGGCACAAAATTGCAATAGCCGCTTGTGAGCAATGTGGACGTAATACTATTCCTGAAATTCGTCCAATTATGTCATTAGAAGAATGGTGTGCTGAAGAATATGAAGGACTCAAATTAAACCTTCATCCAAGAGCCAAATATTCGATTAACACCCTACCGGAACCTGTTACTAATGTTCGTTTGTTGATTGGTCCAGAAGGCGGTTTGTCGTCTGAAGAAATTACTATGACAGAACAATATCAATTTGAAGAAACGTTGCTTGGTCCTCGGGTTTTAAGAACCGAAACCGCAGCACTTACTGCAATTACTGCCTTACAAGTTCGTTTTGGCGATCTTGGCTAA
- the tkt gene encoding transketolase: MSSRKHLANAIRALSMDGVQQANSGHPGAPMGMADIAEVLWRSHLNHNPQNPEWADRDRFILSNGHGSMLIYSLLHLSGYNLSIEDLKNFRQLHSKTPGHPEYGYAPGIETTTGPLGQGITNGVGMAMAEKALAAQFNREGHDIVDHNTYVFMGDGCLMEGISHEACSLAGTLGLGKLVAFWDDNGISIDGEVEGWFSDDTPKRFEAYGWHVIPAVDGHDADAINAAIEAAKAETGRPTLICTKTIIGFGSPNKEGTHDCHGAPLGADEIVATKAKLGWEFGPFDIPTDVYAEWNAKEAGKAKEASWNAKFDAYAAAHPELAAEYKRRVNGGLPAEWEEKTSAIIADLQANPANIASRKASQNALEAFGAMLPEFMGGSADLAPSNLTMWSGSKSLTADDFSGNYIHYGVREFAMTAIMNGIALHGGFVPYGATFLMFMEYARNAMRMAALMKIQNIQVYTHDSIGLGEDGPTHQPVEQIASLRLTPNMSTWRPCDQVESAVAWKLAIERRDGPTALIFSRQNLAQQDRDAEQVANIAKGGYILKDCEGQPELIFIATGSEVELAVEAAAQLTAEGKAVRVVSMPATDAFDKQDEAYRESVLPSAVTKRVAIEAGIADFWYKYVGFGGKIIGMTTFGESAPADELFKMFGFTTENAVKTAKELLA, from the coding sequence ATGTCTTCACGTAAACATTTAGCAAATGCAATCCGCGCTTTAAGCATGGACGGTGTACAACAAGCAAATTCTGGTCACCCAGGAGCACCAATGGGCATGGCAGACATCGCTGAAGTATTATGGCGTAGTCACCTAAATCACAACCCACAGAATCCAGAGTGGGCTGATCGCGACCGTTTCATTCTTTCTAACGGCCACGGCTCTATGCTGATTTATTCTCTGCTTCATCTTTCAGGTTATAACCTGTCTATCGAAGACTTAAAGAACTTCCGTCAATTGCATTCTAAAACTCCGGGTCACCCTGAGTACGGCTATGCACCAGGTATTGAAACAACAACGGGTCCATTAGGCCAAGGCATCACTAATGGCGTTGGTATGGCAATGGCTGAAAAAGCATTGGCAGCACAATTTAACCGTGAAGGCCACGACATCGTTGACCATAATACGTATGTGTTCATGGGCGATGGTTGTTTAATGGAAGGTATTTCTCACGAAGCGTGTTCACTTGCTGGCACACTAGGCCTAGGCAAACTGGTTGCTTTCTGGGATGACAACGGTATTTCTATCGATGGTGAAGTGGAAGGTTGGTTCTCTGACGATACCCCTAAACGTTTTGAAGCGTACGGCTGGCATGTAATTCCTGCGGTTGATGGTCACGATGCTGACGCAATCAATGCGGCGATTGAAGCGGCAAAAGCAGAAACAGGTCGTCCTACTTTGATTTGTACTAAAACTATCATCGGTTTTGGTTCTCCAAATAAAGAAGGTACGCACGACTGTCACGGTGCTCCACTAGGTGCTGATGAGATTGTTGCGACTAAAGCGAAACTTGGTTGGGAGTTTGGTCCTTTTGACATTCCTACTGATGTATATGCTGAGTGGAACGCAAAAGAAGCAGGCAAAGCAAAAGAAGCGTCTTGGAATGCTAAATTTGATGCCTACGCTGCTGCACACCCTGAACTAGCTGCTGAATATAAGCGTCGTGTCAACGGTGGTTTACCTGCTGAGTGGGAAGAAAAAACATCGGCAATCATTGCTGATCTTCAAGCTAATCCTGCAAACATCGCATCACGTAAAGCATCGCAAAATGCACTAGAAGCGTTTGGTGCAATGTTACCTGAATTCATGGGCGGCTCTGCTGACCTTGCACCGTCTAACTTGACGATGTGGTCTGGCTCTAAATCATTAACCGCTGATGATTTCTCTGGTAACTACATTCACTACGGTGTACGTGAATTTGCGATGACAGCAATCATGAACGGTATCGCTCTGCACGGTGGTTTCGTACCCTATGGCGCAACGTTCCTAATGTTCATGGAATACGCGCGTAACGCAATGCGTATGGCTGCACTGATGAAAATTCAGAACATCCAAGTGTACACTCACGATTCAATCGGTCTAGGTGAAGATGGTCCAACTCACCAACCTGTTGAGCAAATCGCTTCACTGCGTTTAACTCCGAACATGAGCACATGGCGCCCATGTGACCAAGTTGAATCTGCGGTTGCTTGGAAACTCGCGATTGAACGTCGTGATGGTCCTACGGCTCTGATCTTCTCTCGTCAAAACCTTGCACAACAAGATCGTGATGCAGAGCAAGTCGCTAATATAGCAAAGGGTGGTTACATCCTGAAAGATTGTGAAGGTCAACCTGAGCTTATCTTTATCGCTACTGGTTCAGAAGTTGAACTTGCAGTTGAAGCTGCGGCTCAACTTACAGCGGAAGGGAAAGCGGTACGTGTTGTATCAATGCCAGCAACAGATGCATTTGATAAGCAAGATGAAGCCTACCGTGAATCAGTACTTCCATCAGCAGTAACAAAACGTGTTGCTATTGAAGCGGGTATTGCTGACTTCTGGTATAAGTATGTTGGTTTCGGTGGCAAGATCATCGGTATGACAACGTTTGGTGAATCAGCGCCTGCTGACGAGCTATTCAAAATGTTTGGTTTCACTACTGAAAATGCAGTGAAAACAGCAAAAGAGCTTTTAGCTTAA
- the ruvX gene encoding Holliday junction resolvase RuvX: protein MSSRTIMAFDFGTKSIGSAIGQEITGTASPLKAFKAQDGTPNWDDIEKQIKEWQPDLIVVGLPTDLHGKELDVITPKAKKFANRLHGRFGNQVELHDERLSTVEARADLFEFGGYKALSKGNVDCQSAVVILESWFESQWG, encoded by the coding sequence ATGAGTTCACGCACCATCATGGCATTTGATTTTGGCACAAAAAGCATTGGCTCAGCCATTGGGCAAGAAATCACAGGTACCGCAAGTCCATTAAAAGCGTTTAAAGCTCAAGATGGCACCCCTAATTGGGATGATATTGAAAAGCAAATTAAAGAGTGGCAACCTGATTTGATCGTTGTTGGTCTACCAACCGATCTTCATGGTAAAGAGTTAGACGTTATCACACCAAAAGCAAAGAAATTTGCTAACCGTCTGCACGGTCGTTTTGGTAATCAAGTCGAACTGCACGATGAACGCTTATCAACCGTAGAAGCTCGCGCTGATTTATTTGAATTCGGTGGCTATAAAGCATTATCAAAAGGCAATGTCGATTGCCAATCTGCCGTTGTTATTTTAGAAAGTTGGTTTGAGAGTCAATGGGGCTAA
- the metK gene encoding methionine adenosyltransferase translates to MAKHLFTSESVSEGHPDKIADQISDAVLDAILEQDPKARVACETYVKTGMVMVGGEVTTSAWVDIEEITRETVREIGYVHSDMGFDANSCAVLNTIGKQSPDINQGVDKEDPKEQGAGDQGIMFGYATNETPILMPAPITYAHLLVKQQAEVRKSGKLDFLRPDAKSQVTFQYDQGKIVGIDAVVLSTQHSDSVTTADLREAVMEEIIKPVLPAEWLSKETKFFINPTGRFVIGGPMGDCGLTGRKIIVDTYGGAARHGGGAFSGKDPSKVDRSAAYAARYVAKNIVAAGMADRCEIQLSYAIGVADPTSIMIETFGTEKVSHDIIIESVRQHFDLRPYGLQEMLNLLQPIYKKTAAYGHFGREEFPWEATDKAEILRDFAGIK, encoded by the coding sequence ATGGCTAAACACCTATTTACCTCTGAATCAGTATCAGAAGGTCATCCAGATAAAATTGCCGATCAAATTTCAGATGCCGTACTTGATGCGATCTTAGAACAAGATCCAAAAGCACGTGTTGCTTGTGAAACGTACGTAAAAACTGGCATGGTTATGGTCGGTGGTGAAGTAACAACTTCTGCATGGGTTGATATCGAAGAAATCACTCGTGAAACCGTTCGTGAAATTGGTTATGTTCATTCTGACATGGGCTTTGATGCTAACTCTTGTGCTGTATTAAACACAATTGGTAAGCAATCTCCTGATATCAACCAAGGTGTTGATAAAGAAGATCCAAAAGAACAAGGCGCTGGCGACCAAGGCATCATGTTTGGTTACGCAACGAACGAAACACCAATTTTAATGCCAGCACCGATTACTTACGCACACCTTCTTGTTAAACAACAAGCAGAAGTACGTAAAAGCGGAAAATTGGATTTCTTACGCCCAGATGCAAAATCTCAAGTTACTTTTCAATACGACCAAGGAAAAATTGTTGGTATTGATGCGGTTGTACTTTCAACTCAACACAGCGATTCAGTAACGACTGCGGATCTTCGTGAAGCAGTAATGGAAGAAATCATCAAACCAGTACTACCTGCTGAATGGCTAAGTAAAGAAACTAAATTCTTTATTAACCCAACAGGTCGTTTTGTTATCGGTGGCCCAATGGGTGACTGTGGCCTGACTGGTCGTAAAATCATCGTTGATACTTACGGCGGCGCAGCTCGTCACGGTGGCGGTGCATTCTCTGGTAAAGATCCATCAAAAGTTGACCGTTCAGCAGCATACGCAGCACGTTATGTAGCGAAAAACATCGTTGCAGCTGGCATGGCTGACCGTTGTGAAATCCAACTGTCATACGCTATCGGTGTTGCTGATCCAACATCTATCATGATTGAAACGTTTGGTACTGAAAAAGTATCTCACGACATCATCATTGAATCGGTTCGTCAGCACTTTGACTTACGTCCATATGGCCTACAAGAAATGCTTAACCTTCTTCAACCAATCTACAAGAAGACAGCAGCATACGGTCACTTCGGTCGTGAAGAATTCCCTTGGGAAGCGACTGATAAAGCAGAAATCCTTCGTGATTTCGCTGGTATTAAGTAA